Proteins from one Cyprinus carpio isolate SPL01 chromosome B15, ASM1834038v1, whole genome shotgun sequence genomic window:
- the LOC109103401 gene encoding gamma-secretase subunit PEN-2-like, with product MNLERIPNEEKLSLCRRYYLGGFAFLPFLWLVNVLWFFREAFLKPTYTEQLQIKSYVKKSALGLIVWVAVLTTWITIFQHFRAQWGEVGDYLSFTIPLGTA from the exons ATGAACCTTGAACGGATTCCGAATGAGGAGAAGCTTAGCCTCTGTAGAAGATACTACTTGG GTGGctttgcttttctccccttcctCTGGTTGGTGAACGTTCTGTGGTTTTTCAGAGAAGCGTTTTTAAAACCGACTTACACAGAGCAACTCCAAATAAAATCAT ATGTGAAGAAGTCGGCTCTGGGGCTCATAGTGTGGGTGGCCGTGCTGACGACGTGGATCACAATATTCCAGCATTTCAGAGCCCAGTGGGGTGAGGTGGGAGATTACCTCTCCTTCACCATTCCCCTCGGCACAGCCTGA
- the LOC109088826 gene encoding alpha-crystallin A chain-like: MDFDLPPSLPVSGIPWERVLPPLFPRWNGKMGPYSLTPTELLIPVSEHTGAAQVTCDHKGFTVQVDVKHFSPEELLVKVVGDYVVVEGKHEQKKDGSGLVTRQFNRRYRIPNGVDIMAMESAMSPEGMLVISAPLTQGDNSRMLNHTGQ; encoded by the exons ATGGACTTCGACTTGCCTCCTTCTCTTCCGGTGAGCGGTATCCCATGGGAAAGGGTTCTCCCACCGTTATTCCCCAGGTGGAATGGGAAAATGGGACCTTATTCGTTGACCCCAACCGAACTTTTAATCCCGGTTTCTGAGCACACCGGAGCAGCACAG GTGACCTGTGATCATAAGGGATTCACTGTGCAGGTTGATGTGAAACACTTCAGTCCCGAGGAGCTGCTGGTAAAAGTGGTTGGAGATTATGTTGTGGTCGAgggaaaacatgaacaaaaaaag GACGGTTCAGGACTGGTGACACGTCAGTTTAACCGGCGATACCGGATTCCGAACGGAGTGGACATCATGGCAATGGAATCAGCCATGTCACCGGAAGGCATGCTAGTAATCTCAGCACCTCTGACACAAGGAGACAATTCCAGAATGTTAAATCACACCGGACAATGA
- the proser3 gene encoding proline and serine-rich protein 3, which yields MRSSGAAVFTRKNPFPPDPPLPRSHYSPSRSRKTPKQQKRLALSPVRFTEPPSPSDLPTQASPLRTEDQVLHESVLLCPPSTECQLSYSESWPSTDLSCSTDNNNTSVCSEVQMQAMRNMVAPTIIEAKEPSVLAKYIERFRFGKPQSPDERRLQAAVAEDDQPFWWMSTSPASSSTPTHPSEKYIRAPLDLMKDDPASTQSPITKLQHDETTLSPARHMLDLSMLTLSESSHCDQEEPEILQLQERASRLLQRSGHSLSSGSMPISSEGLGCSDFSSPVSTDEPVRRPLVSTLMGSTNMIVEPSLCEGRSFPPPVVGSERSGVRREDDILFQWRLRRKMEQARQWSQEAPSHNSVHHIPQSPNQKAHCSTLNGTSHQRANLSFTPVTLASLNPPVSKSALPISSPSISRLQPDEQPDSDIQPKPLPQQRLSSRKAVTKSLETTCDQPQHHKPIRTQVSIPETTADHHRAQTSSSPSPQTSDSTEERWLAPHHKKDTRVKEKTEHERHEKKIAPSSRKKKSERHGGERGSSAVRVRHARGHEGVSRKPEEPSGKSRWQEEGQSSARGGLSGNQAPPPSPIHNALGQVVSEVLFAGTDSPSQCKTPSSSDSPVYTPPPQSPVASCSGVQQPLEVIGQLMQDAEDSDGQEFEDDPLLQVLRQQRKWVMEQLCEVDEMLQQL from the exons ATGAGATCAAG CGGTGCAGCTGTTTTCACAAGAAAGAATCCATTTCCTCCGGATCCCCCTTTGCCCAGGAGCCACTACAGTCCATCTAGATCCAGAAAAACCCCAAAGCAACAAAAAAGACTG GCCTTGAGTCCTGTCCGGTTTACTGAGCCACCCAGTCCTTCAGATCTTCCTACTCAGGCGTCACCTTTGAGGACAGAGGACCAGGTCCTCCATGAAAGTGTCCTGCTCTGTCCCCCTTCTACTGAATGCCAGCTGAGCTACTCCGAGTCTTGGCCTTCTACTGACCTGAGTTGCTCTACAGACAACAATAACACTTCTGTCTGCTCTGAAGTTCAGATGCAAGCCATGAGAAACATGGTTGCACCAACAATAATTGAGGCAAAGGAACCCTCAGTTCTTGCAAA GTACATTGAACGCTTCCGTTTCGGAAAGCCACAGAGTCCAGACGAAAGACGACTTCAGGCAGCTGTTGCAGAAGATGACCAGCCGTTTTGGTGGATGTCCACATCGCCTGCATCCAGTTCAACACCAACACACCCATCAGAGAAATATATCAGAG CACCACTTGACCTCATGAAGGATGACCCGGCCAGCACTCAGAGCCCAATCACAAAGCTACAGCATGATGAAACCACGCTGTCTCCAGCTAGACACATGCTCGACCTTAGTATGCTG ACATTATCTGAATCATCCCACTGTGATCAAGAAGAACCAGAGATACTGCAGCTGCAGGAGCGAGCCAGCCGTTTACTGCAGAGGAG tggGCATTCGCTCAGCAGTGGCTCCATGCCTATCAGCTCTGAGGGTCTGGGCTGCTCTGATTTCTCCTCTCCCGTAAGCACTGATGAGCCGGTCCGAAGACCACTCGTGTCCACCTTAATGGGCTCAACCAACA TGATTGTAGAGCCCAGTTTGTGTGAGGGAAGGTCTTTTCCTCCTCCTGTGGTTGGTTCAGAGAGGTCAGGTGTCCGCCGTGAAGATGACATCCTGTTTCAGTGGCGACTGAGGAGGAAGATGGAACAGGCCAGACAATGGAGTCAGGAGGCCCCTTCCCACAATTCTGTTCACCATATACCTCAATCACCAAACCAG AAGGCACACTGTAGCACTTTAAATGGCACTTCTCATCAGAGAGCAAACCTCTCATTCACACCGGTCACCCTCGCTAGCCTCAATCCTCCAGTCTCTAAGTCTGCTCTCCCAATTTCAAGCCCAAGCATCTCCAGACTCCAGCCCGATGAGCAACCAGACTCCGATATCCAACCCAAACCCCTTCCCCAGCAGAGACTGTCCTCCAGGAAAGCTGTCACAAAAAGTCTAGAAACCACTTGTGACCAACCACAACATCAcaagccaatcagaacacaggtCAGCATCCCAGAGACCACGGCAGATCACCACAGAGCGCAGACATCCTCTTCTCCATCTCCACAGACTTCTGATAGCACAGAGGAGCGGTGGCTGGCCCCTCACCATAAGAAAGACACAAGAGTCAAAGAGAAGACTGAACATGAGAGACATGAGAAGAAGATTGCACCTTCAAGCCGAAAGAAAAAATCTGAAAG ACACGGTGGTGAGCGAGGCAGCAGTGCAGTGAGGGTCAGGCATGCTAGGGGTCATGAAGGGGTCAGTCGCAAACCGGAGGAGCCGAGTGGAAAAAGCAGGTGGCAGGAAGAGGGTCAAAGTTCGGCACGAGGAGGACTGTCTGGAAATCAAGCTCCACCACCTTCCCCTATACATAATGCTCTGGGACAG GTCGTCTCTGAGGTGCTTTTTGCTGGGACAGATTCTCCAAGCCAGTGCAAGACTCCAAGTTCTTCAGATTCCCCAGTATATACACCACCCCCACAGTCTCCTGTTGCTTCTTGTTCCGGCGTACAGCAACCCTTGGAGGTCATAGGTCAGCTCATGCAGGATGCAGAAG ACTCAGATGGGCAAGAGTTTGAAGACGATCCTTTGTTGCAAGTCCTCAGACAGCAGAGGAAATGGGTGATGGAACAACTTTG TGAGGTTGATGAGATGCTCCAGCAACTCTGA